TCAAGTAAATCTTCAAATAGAAACTTACTTTCATCGAACtgaaaccaaactttcaacataaTCCTTGCAAAAGGCCCATCTCGGTTTATTGGTAACTATCTCTACTCTATTATTTTCCCAATCATATATAGCTAGCAGGCCTCGCTTGTTTGCCAATACCAAAGTATTCTTATTCTCATAAATGTGCAAAGGCAACCAGCATCCAGTGTGTTGAAGATTTTGATATTTAATTCTATAGAGTTGAGTCCAAGACTCTCCAACCCCAAATTCCTTCATCTGCCATATAACCAAACAAGTTTGTTTGAAATCATAACAAAAACAAAGAGACTCCATTAACATAGAAATAGTCGGCTCAATAAGCGGCACTTCATCCAAACCGCGAGGCGGCATTAACTGCACATGTCTCTCAGCACCCAAATCAAGTGAAATGATCACAAATTGATCAAGAGTAATATCATAACTATGATAAAACCTATCCGCAGAGTAACAATTACGCAGCGCCAGCCAATTAAGACTACCATTTAAATAAACACCATGGTTCTCACTTGGAAGAGTTAACCGGAGAGGACCAACCGGAAAATCTTGAATATCTCTCCAAACATTATCAGCCACACTAAAAACTCTCACCTGTGTTCTCAATTGAGTTTCAGTGTCACCAATTTCTTCGTCACCACCAACCACTCGTAAAGCGACTACTTTATAATTATCAGTTAAATTATCATAACCAAATGCATATCTAGAGAAGAAATAACGATGCTTGCAATAATCCTTAAAATGGCCTAATTTCTTAGATAAAGCATTTGTAGCTGGATTATAGAAATTGAGCCAGCAATCTCTATAACTATTAGTGAAACTATCATAATGAGCAAAACAGAGCAATCCGTTACAAGAACCAACCAACCAGTAATGGACAGTATCCAACAACTGATGGAAAGGCTTCTCCGGAATGGTGATCAGAGGATTGTCGAGAAAACTGTTTATAGGGAGAGTGACGAAACGGAAATCTGCTACGGAATTTCCAGAGACGAGTGTGAGTTGAGGGTTTCGAGCGGATCGACGGAGATGAATTTTGATAAAGGTGGGATCGGAAATGAGGGAGTTGAAGAACTTACTAACACATTTCATTTGAATGAGAGATTTGACAGGAAGGAAGGAGAGGACTTCCGCCATGATTTCGTCGGGGAGGATTGGCGGTGACGACGGCGAGCTGGGCGGCCGACGGGTTTGAGAGAGAGGGAGATCCATTTTCTCGTGACGGAACTGACGGAGTTGGAGACTCGTTGAATTGAAAAATGAATTGCTGTACTGAATGCTATGCCAGTGGTTGTGACAacatttgtctttttttttttttatagtaaacAATTTTTATTCTAgaatgaaaaataattaaatataaaaagagtGAACACTCTAATGACATTGAAATTAGGTGGATACTTATCCATTATTCATACAATATAATCTcactttttataataatttatttatatttactttatttaactaaaattcatagaatatttaTCTCAAATCAATATACTTATTCATTATTTCATTCTTTATTATaacaaaatttattgaataattctaATTTTCAAGATATTATTTcacttttataatatttattttatgtttactTTATTTAACTAAAATTCATATAATATTTATCTTCATATACTTATCCATTATTTCATGCTTTATTATACtaaaattcattgaataatcCTCATTTTCAagatattattttactttttataataattatttatatttactttatttaacaaaaattcatagaatattatCTAATATACTTATCCATTATTTCATGCTTTATTATAGTACTAAAATTCATTGAATAGGTCTCATTTTTAAGATATTATTTccctttttataataatttatttatttattttactttatttaactAAAATTCATTCAATACTATCTCAAGACACTTATCTATTATTTTGTGCTTTATTATActaaaattaattgaataatccTCATTTTCAAGATATAATTTCACCTTTTACagtattttatttagatttactTTATTAGACTAAAATTCATACAATATTACCTCAGTATACTTATCTATTATTACATGTTTTATTATactaaaattcataaaataatccATATTTTCAAGATATTATTTCACTTTTAATAATAGTTTATTCATATTTACTTTATTAAacaaaaattcatagaatatgatTTCAATATACTTATCCATTATCTCGTGCTTTATTATACtaaaattcattgaataatcCTCATTTTCAGATATTATTTCACtttctataataatttatttatccaTTATTCAttcttaaaaattttaatatatatatatatatatatatatatatatatatatatatatatatatatatatatatatatatatatatatatatatatatatatatatatatatatatatatatatatatatatatatatatatatatataatttatgtttatcCAAATTCAAATCTAAAATCTTAAAAGGAGTATACTCTTGTCACACAACTAAAACTCACCAATACCTAAAATATATCTATAAAAATAGAGTCTTAGGTACAAGTTTAAAAACTCAATATTTAAAACTTATTGTTGCATATAATATTTTGActtaatttaaaatgaatattttatatttaattaattgattaatattCTAACAACACaagttgaaattaaaataaaatatctaaaaaaaattatgataaagTATTTATAATGAGATTAaaagattatattattttttgtttttgtcaatGATTGAGAGAATATTTAACTCTGCATAAACTTTGAAAGCAATAAAAGATGaagttatttattaaatatagtCCCTATATATGTTTTAATATTTGAAGTAAATATGTTTTAATACTCTAAAATAACATTTGAAAAGATAAAATTTAAagtaaattatgttttaatattcTAAAATAACATTTGAAAAGATCAATTTTGAagtaaattatgttttaatattctaaaataaaaaataacttatgaTATAATAATATTGAACACTCTATTAACATTGAATCTAGTTGGATACTTATCCATCCTCAATTCATGAAATATCATATCATTTTTTATTCTCTCTTCTCCTATTTTCTATTTACATTTTAAATATAtcgaataattattatatttagatcatatataaattagatatattaatttgttaataaaatttaaaaataatattttgagaattaaataaGGAgggaaataatttatttaatttaaatttaattttttcataTGTTTTACCTGAAAGTATCGATATCCAACTAAAATCCTGAATATCTAAGAATTTACCTATAAAAATAAGCTCTTAGGCATGattttaaaaattcaatatttACCAACTACATTAAATATTCCATATATttgaaaagtaaatattttttattaagtaaATCATGTTTTAATAttctaaaatgaaaataatttgaaatataaaaatagtGAACACTATAGTAACTATGAGTCAAATACCTATCCATCGCAATACATTTGatcctatttataaaaataaattattttttaaatatattaaataattaatatatccaataaattaaatacattGATTACTCACTAAATTTGTATggtaaatatgttttattaagtCAATTATGTTTTAATATTCTAAAAATGAATCTTAGAGGAAAAATTCGGATGGGGACGGGAGCGAAAGCGAAACGGGGACGGGGAAGGCCACCACGTGTGGTATCACCGCCTTCGATGAGCTCACCTTCACCACCGCCGTCATCGGTGAAGGGGACTCCGACTCTTCCTGTAACTGAGGTAAATCTTAATGTAATTGGGGATTCTGCTACTGTGTGCAAGAGTGCAATTGGGGATGAAAAACCTGAGGAAACCCTAACTACGAAGAAGATAACTCAATCCAATGAAGGCAACAAGAACAAGATTGAGGACCAAAAACTCTGGATGGATGTGCTATCGGAGAATCGTAATCCGACGAAAGGCTTGTCGATGCATTATGTAACACCGAGTATGGAGAATGGAACAGTGGAGAttgaaattgaagaagaagacaTTGTAGATGAGATTCGGTATTGGGAAACTGCGCTTGTTATGTATGCTATGGGTGAATACCTTAGTATGCATACGGTGAAAAGCTTCATGATGAAGACGTGGAATTTTGTAAAATTGCCAGAAATGTACTATCATGATGATGGATATTTTGTAAACAAATTCTGAGTGACAATACTCCTAGTATTAACTGTGAAAATGGCTTTGAGGCACTTGAGGTTTTGAATGACCTCATAGTGACCTTAGATAGGGGTCCATGTTAGTCTCATGGAATGTAAGGGGACTAAATAAGCCTGGTAAGCTTAAGGAGATTAGTTCCCGTCTTCAAAATTTGAAACCAGGCATTATGATTCTTATTGAAACTCGGGTTAAAAGTGCAAAAGCTAGTAGTATTAGAAATAAGCTGAAGCTTTATGAGAACTACATTGATAACTATCAGTACCACAGTAATGGAAGAATTTGGATCACTTGGGATAATAGAATTGTTGATATCAAAGAGATCATTTCTTCTGACCAATTCATTCATTGTGCTGTTCACAATAGTCAGGGTACTTTCATGTACTGGCTCACTGCTATATATGGGCATAATCAGTTGGAGAAAAGGAAGAAACTCTGGAAAGATTTACTCAACCTTAACCCTAATCAAAACACTCCTTGGTGTGCTATTGGAGATTATAACAATGTGGCCCAAGCTCAAGACAGAATTGGGGGTAGACTGGTCCTGGAACATGAGTATAAGGATATGTAGGACATGATGCATAAAGCTGACCTGAGTGAGATGGATAGCCTAGGTGAGTACTATACTTGGTGCAATAGACATGCTGAGGACACCATACACTCTAGGATTGATAGAATGTTGTGTAATACTGCTTAGTTTAAAGAGTATATGGACTTGACTCTTGCTCACATGTCTCCAGGAGTTTCTGACCATGCTTTACTTCATGTAATCCCCAAGGTGGAAAAAAAGAGGTACTCTAAACGATTCCAGTTCTTTAATTGCAGTACTGATTTAGCAGGGTATGAGGAGGCTGTTAGAGAGAGCTGGAACAAACCTATCAGAGGTTCACCTATGTATGTACTATAGAATAAACTGCAGAGATTAAAACCTGTGCTCACTAATATTAGTAAACCTCTGGCTGAGCTAAAGAATCAAGTGAATCAGGCTAGACTTAATCTTGAACAGGCTCATATTGACCTTAACAATAACATATTAAGTAGTACTTGTGTTGCTAGAGTTAAGGAATGTACTGAACAAGTTATCTACCTGAATGACATGGAGGAGAAAACTCTTATTCAAAAAACAAAAGTTCACTATACAGCTTACTACTATGCCACTCTTAAGAAGAAGAATCTGAATAAAAACATTAGCCCAATCATAGATAATAGATAGCAGGTCTCGCTTCTTTGTCAATACCAAAGTATTCTTATTCTCATAAATGTGCAAAGGCAACCAGCATCCAGTGTGTTGAAGATTTTGATATTTAATTCTATAGAGTTGAGTCCAAGACTCTCCAACCCCAAACTCCTTCATCTGCCATATAACCAAACAAGTTTGTTTGAAATCATGACAAAAACAAAGAGACTCCATCAACATAGAAATAGTCGGCTCAATAAGCGGCACTTCATCCAAACCGCGAGGCGGCATTAACTGCATGTGTCTCTCAGCACCCAAATCAAGTGAAATGATCACAAATTGATCAAGAGTAATATCATAACTATGATAAAACCTATCCGCAGAGTAACAATTACGCAGCGCCAGCCAATTAAGACTACCATTTAAATAAACACCATGGTTCTCACTTGGAAGAGTTAACCGGGGAGGACCAACCGGAAAATCTTGAATATCTCTCCAAACATTATCAACCACACTAAAAACTCTCACATGTGTTCTCAATTGAGTTTCAGTTTCAGTGTCACCAATTTCTTCGTCACTACCAACCACTCGTAAAGCGGCTACTTTATAATTATCAGTTAAACTATCATAACCAAATGCATATCTAGAGAAGAAATAACGATGCTTGCAATAATCCTTAAAATGGCCTAATTTGTTAGATAAAGTATTTGTAGCTGGATTATAGAAATTGAGCCAGCAATCTCTATAGCTATCAGTGAAACTATCATAATGAGCAAAGCAGAGCAATCCATTACAAGAACCAACCAACCAGTAATGAACAATATCCAACAATGGATGGAAAGGCTTCTCCGGAACGGTGATCAGAGGATTGTCGAGAAAATTGTTGATAGGGAGAGTAACGAAACGGATATCTGCTACGGAATTTCCAGAGATGAGTGTGAGTTGAGGGTTTCGAGCGGATCGACGGAGATGCATTTTGATAAAGGTGGGATCGGAAATGAGGGC
The Vicia villosa cultivar HV-30 ecotype Madison, WI linkage group LG6, Vvil1.0, whole genome shotgun sequence genome window above contains:
- the LOC131611705 gene encoding F-box/kelch-repeat protein At3g23880-like, giving the protein MDLPSSQTRRLPSSPSSPPTLPDEIMAEVLSFLPVKSLMQMKCVSKFFDALISDPTFIKMHLRRSARNPQLTLISGNSVADIRFVTLPINNFLDNPLITVPEKPFHPLLDIVHYWLVGSCNGLLCFAHYDSFTDSYRDCWLNFYNPATNTLSNKLGHFKDYCKHRYFFSRYAFGYDSLTDNYKVAALRVVGSDEEIGDTETETQLRTHVRVFSVVDNVWRDIQDFPVGPPRLTLPSENHGVYLNGSLNWLALRNCYSADRFYHSYDITLDQFVIISLDLGAERHMQLMPPRGLDEVPLIEPTISMLMESLCFCHDFKQTCLVIWQMKEFGVGESWTQLYRIKYQNLQHTGCWLPLHIYENKNTLVLTKKRDLLSIIYDWANVFIQILLLKSGIVVSCIVNFCFLNKSFLLHVIQVDNLFSTFLNSSNTSTT
- the LOC131611704 gene encoding F-box/kelch-repeat protein At3g23880-like, with amino-acid sequence MDLPLSQTRRPPSSPSSPPILPDEIMAEVLSFLPVKSLIQMKCVSKFFNSLISDPTFIKIHLRRSARNPQLTLVSGNSVADFRFVTLPINSFLDNPLITIPEKPFHQLLDTVHYWLVGSCNGLLCFAHYDSFTNSYRDCWLNFYNPATNALSKKLGHFKDYCKHRYFFSRYAFGYDNLTDNYKVVALRVVGGDEEIGDTETQLRTQVRVFSVADNVWRDIQDFPVGPLRLTLPSENHGVYLNGSLNWLALRNCYSADRFYHSYDITLDQFVIISLDLGAERHVQLMPPRGLDEVPLIEPTISMLMESLCFCYDFKQTCLVIWQMKEFGVGESWTQLYRIKYQNLQHTGCWLPLHIYENKNTLVLANKRGLLAIYDWENNRVEIVTNKPRWAFCKDYVESLVSVR